The Candidatus Denitrolinea symbiosum DNA window CCTACCTCGGCCTCTCCTCGATGAACGACTTGAGCCTGCCGATCATCGAAGCGCTGGGGCTGAACAGCCAGACCGGGGCCTACGTGTTGGACGTGGCTAAAGGCGGTCCGGCCGACCAGGCTGGCCTCAAAGCGGGCAGCCAGAACACCAGCATCCAGGGACTGATGGCGGGCGGCGACCTCATCGTCGCCATTGACGGTCGTCCCATCCAGACCTTCGACGACCTCCTGCGCTACCTCATCAACAACAAAGCGCCGGGAGACGAAGTCACGCTCACCGTCCTGCGCGGCGATCAGACCGTGGATATCGTTGTCACGCTGGCGAAGAGGCCGAAATAAAGAACGAAGAAGCCGCCGCTTTGAGCGGCGGTCTTTTTTATATTTGTCCGAACCGCGCGGGAGAAGGTATAATCTCAGCGATGCGAAACCGAGTGGTCATGGCCGCGTTAGTCGTGATTGCAATTGTGGCGGGCGTTTTGATCTATCTGAAGTTGACCCCATCCGGAGCGCGCTCCGGGCGGGTGTGGGATTTTCTGACCGACCCCGCGTCCCACGCGGATTGGAAACTGGCCGCCGGTTCGCGCTGCGGCTCCGCCCCCTTCATCTTCCCCACCGACGGGATGGCCGGCTTCCTCTGGGACGATTCCTTCCGCGTCGGCCACCGTCACCAGGGCATTGACATCTTCGCCGGGACCGAGGCGGGCGTCGCCCCGGTTATCGCGGCCTACGACGGCTACCTCACCCGCCTCGCGGACTGGAAGTCCGCCGTCATCATGCGCGTCCCCAGCGATCCGCTCTCTCCCGGCCGTCAGATCTGGCTCTACTACGCCCACATGGCCGCCGCGGACGGGACCTCTTTCATCGCCGAGGAATTCCCGCCCGGCGCGAGCGAAATCTTCGTCGCCGCGGGGACCTTCCTCGGCCGCCAGGGCGATTACTCCGGCGACCCAAACAATCCCGTCGGCGTCCACCTGCATTTCTCCATCGTGAAAGACGACGGACAGGGGAATTTTATGAGCGAGTTATCCATCCGCAACACGTACGACCCCTCTCCGTATTTCGGCATCGAATTGAACGCAAAGAACAACGACGGTCAGCCGCCTCTCTGTAACGCCCTGGCGCGGCTGCATTCCCCTCATTTTTTTTCATTCCGTTATTCCATTTCCCCGATTCATCCCTTTTTTCAAGAGGAGGCATCATGGAATTCCGAGATAAAGTCGTACTGATCACCGGGGCGGGAAAAGGCACAGGCCGCCAGGTGGCCGCCGCGTTCGCCGCGCAGGGAGCGCGCGTGGCCGCCAACGATATTTCGCCGCAAAGCCTGGACCTGCTGACGGCCGAACTCAACCTGAGCGGACAGTCCATCAAAACCTACGTGGAAGACGTCGCCAAAAAGGTCGGGGTGCAGGCGCTCGTCAAACAGGTGGAGGACGACTTCGGCCGCATTGACATCCTCGTCAACCACGCTTCGGTCGAGCCGCACTCTCCCCTGCTCGATATGGACGAGTGGGACTGGCGCCGCACCCTCGACGTGAATGTGACCGCCGCCTTCCTCGCCATGCAATCGACAGGCCGCATCATGCGCGAACGCGGCGGCGGGGTCATCGTCAACCTGGCCTCCTTCTCCGGCGGCACAGTGGCGCTCGACCGTTCGGCCTACGTTACCAGTCTCTTCGGCCTCATCGGGCTGACGCGGCAGGCGGCGCGCGAACTGTTCGCCTATGGCATCCGCGTCCACGCGGTGGGACGCGGGCTGGGACGCTTCCAGAACACCGGCGCCACCGTCCCCGCGGACCTGTCGCGCGCGATCCTCTTCCTGTGCAGCCCGCGCGCCGCGCATCTCACCGGTCACATCGTCAACCTGCCGTAGGCGGGATAAAATTTCGCCTGAAGCCGGAGGCGCGCATGGAACAACTGCTCGAATACCGCCAAAAACTGCTCGACCGCTACGAGGCCGCCGCGCGGGAGTTCCGCGAGGCCGTCGAAGCCGCGCCCCAGCCGGACATCCCGCGCGAGGCGGGCGGGTGGAACGTCCGCCAGATCGCGGCGCACACGCGCGACGTCGAGAAATTCGTCTACGGGGCGCGCGTCCGCCGCACGCTCGAGGAGGACGATCCGCTGTTCGAGAATTTCGACGGCGAGACTTACATGACCGAACATTACCGCGCCGACGAGCCGCTCGCTTCGATCCTCGACGAGCTGGCGGCCTCCGTCCGAGACAACGCGGCGCGCCTGCGGACTCTCCCTCCCGAGGCGTGGACGCGTCCCGGCCG harbors:
- a CDS encoding 3-ketoacyl-(acyl-carrier-protein) reductase yields the protein MEFRDKVVLITGAGKGTGRQVAAAFAAQGARVAANDISPQSLDLLTAELNLSGQSIKTYVEDVAKKVGVQALVKQVEDDFGRIDILVNHASVEPHSPLLDMDEWDWRRTLDVNVTAAFLAMQSTGRIMRERGGGVIVNLASFSGGTVALDRSAYVTSLFGLIGLTRQAARELFAYGIRVHAVGRGLGRFQNTGATVPADLSRAILFLCSPRAAHLTGHIVNLP